A window from Streptomyces sp. NBC_00335 encodes these proteins:
- a CDS encoding pyridoxamine 5'-phosphate oxidase family protein, translated as MDTRAFEEISTEEELRELLGEPTAVALGKERQTLHDHHKQWLARSPLCLISTSAADGTCDVSPKGDPPGFAKVLDDTTLVIPDRPGNRRADGYRNVLTNPHVGLLFLIPGRGDSLRVNGRARLLREAPFFDDLTVKGHRPALALLVEVEQVYFHCSRAFVRSALWKPETWNPEAAPSRARISKSLERTHESLEELERYYGPSYDEKNMYI; from the coding sequence GTGGACACACGGGCGTTCGAGGAGATCAGCACCGAGGAGGAGCTGCGCGAGCTGCTGGGCGAACCCACCGCCGTGGCGCTCGGCAAGGAACGGCAGACCCTCCACGACCACCACAAGCAGTGGCTCGCCCGGTCCCCGCTCTGCCTGATCTCCACCTCCGCCGCCGACGGCACCTGCGACGTATCGCCCAAGGGCGACCCGCCCGGTTTCGCCAAGGTCCTCGACGACACCACCCTCGTGATCCCGGACCGCCCCGGAAACCGCCGGGCGGACGGCTACCGCAACGTCCTCACCAACCCCCACGTCGGTCTGCTCTTCCTGATCCCGGGCCGCGGCGACTCCCTGCGCGTCAACGGCCGGGCCCGGCTGCTCCGCGAGGCGCCCTTCTTCGACGACCTGACCGTCAAGGGACACCGCCCCGCGCTCGCGCTCCTCGTGGAGGTCGAACAGGTCTACTTCCACTGCTCCCGGGCCTTCGTACGCTCCGCCCTGTGGAAGCCGGAGACCTGGAACCCCGAGGCGGCCCCGTCCAGGGCCAGGATCTCGAAGAGCCTGGAGCGTACGCACGAGTCCCTGGAGGAGCTGGAGCGCTACTACGGGCCCTCGTACGACGAGAAGAACATGTACATCTGA
- a CDS encoding lipase family protein — protein MRAFRWAVIGAIAAALTLSGCTRGGAPQGPERRMTASPSVPEGDAFYDPPNPLPPGKPGTVIRQRPYTTPEAKLTLPSRTFLVMYLSTGTDGKPVAASGLVSVPDGPAPAGGRPVAAVNHGTMGIGSACAPSRIPAFAGLQDSSPVGKLLARGFVVVQPDYIGLGVTGVRHPYLNGKSAAYATLDALRAARGIDPGSGATTLVYGGSQGGHAALWSAHYAAEYAPDVDLKGVVANAPAVGFEWMPALFAAQNETATPYTGILLTLLNGAAAADPAVKPAELLTPAGLAAADRIWTQPCMGGDSDLPPATDILRPGADLAPLNAALKASATGEVTVKVPVLLPQGGNDVLSNLNQTLARELCDKGVSLEFKYYADQGHTIEDGPLDDAIAWMDARRAGAPLAASCVF, from the coding sequence GTGCGGGCTTTCCGTTGGGCCGTCATCGGTGCGATCGCCGCGGCACTGACCCTGTCGGGCTGCACCCGCGGCGGCGCGCCACAGGGCCCCGAGCGGCGGATGACCGCGTCGCCGTCCGTGCCCGAGGGCGACGCGTTCTACGACCCGCCGAACCCACTGCCCCCGGGCAAACCCGGCACGGTGATCCGCCAACGCCCGTACACGACACCGGAGGCGAAGCTGACACTGCCGTCGCGCACCTTCCTGGTGATGTACCTGAGCACCGGGACCGATGGCAAGCCCGTGGCCGCGAGCGGGCTGGTGAGCGTTCCCGACGGGCCGGCACCCGCCGGTGGGCGACCCGTGGCCGCGGTGAACCACGGCACCATGGGCATCGGTTCGGCGTGCGCCCCCTCCCGCATCCCGGCCTTCGCCGGGCTGCAGGACTCCAGTCCGGTCGGGAAGCTCCTCGCGCGCGGGTTCGTCGTCGTACAGCCCGACTACATCGGCCTGGGGGTGACCGGGGTCCGACATCCCTACCTCAACGGCAAGTCCGCCGCGTACGCCACTCTCGACGCACTCCGCGCCGCTCGCGGGATCGACCCGGGATCGGGTGCGACCACACTCGTCTACGGCGGATCACAGGGTGGGCACGCGGCACTGTGGAGCGCGCACTACGCCGCCGAGTACGCCCCCGACGTCGATCTCAAGGGAGTGGTCGCCAACGCGCCGGCGGTCGGATTCGAGTGGATGCCCGCCCTGTTCGCCGCTCAGAACGAGACCGCCACCCCCTACACCGGAATCCTGCTGACGCTCCTCAACGGGGCCGCGGCGGCCGACCCGGCGGTCAAGCCCGCCGAACTCCTGACCCCCGCGGGCCTGGCCGCGGCGGACCGGATCTGGACACAACCCTGTATGGGCGGGGACTCCGATCTCCCACCCGCCACCGACATCCTGCGGCCCGGCGCCGATCTGGCACCGCTCAACGCCGCCCTCAAGGCCAGCGCCACCGGTGAAGTCACCGTCAAGGTGCCGGTGTTGTTGCCGCAGGGCGGAAACGACGTGCTGAGCAACCTCAACCAGACGCTCGCCCGGGAACTGTGCGACAAGGGCGTGAGCCTGGAGTTCAAGTACTACGCCGACCAGGGCCACACCATCGAGGACGGCCCGCTGGACGACGCCATCGCCTGGATGGACGCCCGTCGCGCCGGTGCGCCGCTCGCCGCGAGCTGCGTGTTCTGA
- a CDS encoding DoxX family protein yields the protein MHFTLRKDLGLLSLRLAAGGVLMAHGTQKLFGWFGGGGIEGTARAMEHMGFTPGRRSAIAAGLGEAGGGALLALGLATPAAGAAAAGAMAGAVSVHAPAGFFAQGGGFEYPALLGTVAASLGVTGPGRISLDHVSRHRLDRPAVIVVAFALSAVAATVVVNRRVAAMAPPAGGDED from the coding sequence ATGCACTTCACGCTCCGCAAGGACCTCGGACTGCTTTCCCTGCGCCTCGCGGCAGGCGGTGTCCTGATGGCACACGGCACGCAGAAGCTCTTCGGCTGGTTCGGCGGTGGCGGCATCGAGGGCACGGCCCGGGCGATGGAGCACATGGGCTTCACTCCGGGCAGGCGCAGCGCCATCGCCGCCGGGCTCGGCGAGGCGGGTGGCGGTGCCCTGCTCGCGCTGGGTCTGGCCACCCCTGCGGCCGGCGCCGCCGCGGCCGGAGCCATGGCAGGGGCCGTCTCGGTCCACGCTCCCGCCGGCTTCTTCGCCCAAGGAGGCGGCTTCGAGTACCCGGCCCTGCTCGGCACCGTCGCCGCCTCGCTCGGCGTCACGGGGCCGGGACGGATCTCCCTCGACCACGTCAGCCGACACCGGCTCGACCGTCCCGCCGTCATCGTGGTGGCGTTCGCCCTCAGTGCGGTCGCGGCCACCGTCGTCGTCAACCGGCGGGTCGCCGCGATGGCGCCCCCGGCCGGAGGCGACGAGGACTGA
- a CDS encoding branched-chain amino acid ABC transporter substrate-binding protein produces the protein MPRLEWPLHVVRRVALATAAAVTLVAALWLGVGWLQERQARCADGVVERGPDDECVGVSDGSYVFAPHLDAVSAKIEVENRRVLANADKEPYVSVAYFTSFTTTAADSNSAEGVRHELQGAYLAQYRHNQGDLAAVPKIRLLIANPGSKSAQWKHTVDELIALKDSPDRLVAVAGLGPSTNENLSAIKRFSEHGIAMVGATMTASDIKDINGFVRIAPTNEDQAYAGAGYLKRRGVTTGVVIQDVARGDLYSATLGSAFTKAFQDDTHKLVAESMTYDSSVSSAWQNELRYMPGQLCQQRPQLVYFAGRGLQLTRFLDALANRSCTEQRFTVFTGDDTTNLSPEQLARAAETGIEVLYTGLAHPDMYRAAPQTVSAPSAKNFQPGGLMDQWFPNDPRGDGGALMGHDAVLAAAHGIQMAARWQGQVAGDAVARMFHQMDGTQQVAGASGFISFQNNGDPRNKAVPVLRLNAKGQVEFVEVSAAEGKPPQGQ, from the coding sequence ATGCCCAGACTCGAATGGCCCCTGCACGTCGTCCGCCGCGTCGCGCTGGCCACAGCGGCGGCCGTCACCCTCGTCGCGGCGCTCTGGCTGGGCGTGGGCTGGCTCCAGGAGCGTCAGGCCAGGTGCGCCGACGGGGTCGTGGAACGGGGTCCCGACGACGAGTGCGTCGGGGTGAGCGACGGCTCCTACGTCTTCGCTCCGCACCTCGATGCCGTCAGCGCCAAGATCGAGGTGGAGAACCGACGGGTCCTCGCCAACGCGGACAAGGAGCCGTACGTCAGCGTCGCCTACTTCACCTCGTTCACCACGACCGCCGCGGACAGCAACTCCGCCGAAGGCGTCCGCCACGAGCTCCAGGGCGCCTACCTCGCCCAGTACCGGCACAACCAGGGCGACCTGGCCGCCGTTCCCAAGATCCGGCTGCTCATAGCCAACCCGGGCAGCAAGTCCGCGCAGTGGAAGCACACCGTCGACGAGCTGATCGCCCTGAAGGACTCCCCGGACCGGCTCGTCGCGGTGGCCGGCCTCGGCCCCAGCACCAACGAGAACCTCTCGGCCATCAAGCGATTCTCCGAGCACGGGATCGCCATGGTCGGCGCCACCATGACCGCCTCGGACATCAAGGACATCAACGGCTTCGTCCGGATCGCACCCACCAACGAGGACCAGGCGTACGCGGGCGCCGGCTACCTCAAGCGGCGCGGCGTCACCACCGGCGTCGTCATCCAGGACGTGGCGCGGGGAGACCTCTACTCCGCCACCCTCGGCTCCGCCTTCACCAAGGCGTTCCAGGACGACACGCACAAGCTCGTCGCCGAGAGCATGACGTACGACTCCTCCGTCAGCAGCGCCTGGCAGAACGAGCTGCGCTACATGCCGGGCCAGTTGTGCCAGCAGCGCCCGCAACTCGTCTACTTCGCGGGCCGCGGCCTGCAGCTCACCCGCTTCCTCGACGCGCTCGCCAACCGCAGTTGCACCGAGCAGCGGTTCACCGTGTTCACCGGGGACGACACGACCAACCTGAGCCCCGAGCAGCTCGCCCGCGCCGCGGAGACGGGCATCGAGGTGCTCTACACCGGCCTCGCCCACCCCGACATGTACCGGGCGGCGCCGCAGACCGTGTCCGCGCCCTCCGCGAAGAACTTCCAGCCGGGCGGGCTGATGGACCAGTGGTTCCCGAACGACCCCCGCGGGGACGGCGGGGCCCTGATGGGCCACGACGCGGTGCTCGCGGCGGCCCACGGCATTCAGATGGCCGCCCGCTGGCAGGGCCAGGTGGCCGGCGACGCCGTGGCCCGGATGTTCCACCAGATGGACGGCACCCAGCAGGTGGCCGGGGCCAGCGGGTTCATCTCCTTCCAGAACAACGGCGATCCGCGCAACAAGGCCGTCCCGGTCCTCCGCCTCAACGCCAAGGGCCAGGTGGAGTTCGTAGAAGTGTCCGCGGCGGAGGGCAAACCACCGCAGGGGCAATGA
- the ectA gene encoding diaminobutyrate acetyltransferase, with protein sequence MTAHAELAHYRKTTPSVPTASTTSTTHIDRPRPSDGRQLWRLARDSRTLDLNSAYSYLLWCRDFAGTSAVARDSSGRPVGFVSGYLRPESPGTLLVWQIAVDESVRGLGIAADLLDGLSARVAAEHGLSFLETTISPGNLASERLFASYAARHGATLTRKVLFAPEEFPDRGYAPEVLHRIGPLHF encoded by the coding sequence ATGACTGCTCATGCAGAACTGGCCCATTACCGGAAGACCACACCGTCCGTACCGACCGCCTCGACCACCTCCACCACGCACATCGACCGCCCCCGCCCCAGCGACGGCCGCCAGCTGTGGCGCCTCGCCCGCGATTCCAGGACGCTGGACCTCAACTCGGCCTACAGCTATCTGCTCTGGTGCCGTGACTTCGCCGGCACGTCCGCGGTGGCCCGCGACTCCTCCGGGCGTCCCGTCGGATTCGTCAGCGGATACCTGCGCCCCGAGAGCCCCGGAACCCTGCTCGTCTGGCAGATCGCCGTCGACGAATCCGTCCGCGGCCTGGGCATCGCCGCGGACCTGCTCGACGGCCTCTCCGCCCGGGTGGCGGCAGAACACGGACTGAGCTTCCTGGAGACCACCATCTCCCCCGGCAACCTCGCGTCGGAGCGGCTCTTCGCCTCGTACGCCGCCCGGCACGGCGCCACGCTCACGCGCAAGGTGCTGTTCGCCCCGGAGGAGTTCCCGGACCGCGGTTACGCCCCGGAGGTCCTGCACCGCATCGGGCCGCTGCACTTCTGA
- a CDS encoding TetR/AcrR family transcriptional regulator, with amino-acid sequence MDPERAAPPDNIRTPRGRYAKGVVRRDEILAVALEVFAMIGEKGALIKEIADRVGMSQAGVLRYFGSREGLLISALAERDRIAKERTAREPCADPISPMAATLRRSGDVAGLVRLYVSMAAASGFPGHPAREFFQVRDGDILAALRDGLAELQREGRIRPGIAPDAIARLALAAADGIQHQWLLDPDVDMGGVIDTIVALVVNVTPPPGEPDGEDHPPPPP; translated from the coding sequence ATGGACCCGGAGCGTGCCGCACCGCCCGACAACATCCGTACACCGCGCGGCCGTTACGCGAAGGGGGTCGTGCGCCGCGACGAGATCCTCGCGGTGGCGCTGGAGGTCTTCGCGATGATCGGCGAGAAGGGCGCGCTGATCAAGGAGATCGCCGACCGCGTGGGCATGTCCCAGGCCGGCGTCCTGCGCTACTTCGGCTCGCGCGAAGGCCTGTTGATCAGCGCCCTGGCCGAACGCGACCGGATCGCCAAGGAACGGACGGCCCGGGAACCTTGCGCGGACCCGATCTCGCCGATGGCCGCCACCCTGCGCCGCAGCGGCGACGTGGCCGGTCTGGTGCGCCTGTACGTGAGCATGGCGGCCGCGTCCGGTTTCCCCGGCCACCCGGCGCGCGAGTTCTTCCAGGTCCGCGACGGCGACATCCTCGCCGCCCTGCGCGACGGCCTCGCCGAACTGCAGCGCGAGGGCCGCATCCGCCCCGGCATCGCCCCCGACGCGATCGCCCGGCTCGCTCTGGCCGCCGCCGACGGCATCCAGCACCAGTGGCTGCTCGACCCCGACGTGGACATGGGGGGCGTCATCGACACCATCGTCGCCCTGGTCGTGAACGTCACCCCACCGCCCGGGGAGCCGGACGGCGAGGATCACCCACCGCCGCCCCCCTGA